One Triplophysa dalaica isolate WHDGS20190420 chromosome 11, ASM1584641v1, whole genome shotgun sequence genomic window carries:
- the alms1 gene encoding uncharacterized protein alms1 isoform X1 yields the protein MDSEEDPANVNRTPAEIPRLQDGQHNLEASRQLTDAQDVGIPLSNMHDKSETFKLLDFQDSQMSPALALLPSLDKSLPFSDSTFFQHTDAEFVALRGFPDLSVISERCPRMNSHVGVADDYHPQETIREQASLSQHPLDVLPALSEAEISCCSLSQHSLSPGDHYKIKEEERVSFEAENKIDRQMEGEEQSASQQLAGVSAVNINSAFASETPLDHPEPTSDQPNTSSMNIQTGLLAGPGSAVEHELQSVLSSSREQPQGGSSSLFQSSAVSNITVRDSRGHSHQTADRLRDQLYKGQVGSISEPGSRHHNGNRSSHSGLFVTPAGAGGMHIPGLQRLVWSAGNATASDGSFLSTHPVSQSTPAVPLVKPPPALTKLSLVHSQEDGVASAAASFQNSHSKTGLISSLDLSVLDQHSFHTGAKSTVTVPSKPSTASQTTPTESQTHTISKQQGSSPAPDVPSSDSQSFYTGTKMKGHVSHLALGRVQSLPSLSYLQKVDAWTANQTSSRSFYDNLALKAFDDVSLKNKSQDSVSGALKLSQDVRQLQLTQAPVSASFSGSGSPRRVDVIGAGVLRGQASESPVNHSHSSLNSVVTSIQRDTGSHRVLAQTDDIIPVLLGKNNRSAALQDKSTVKPSPLASLGRFSDVSSSFNMSSTLSSSHGSYHGEQSMRASVGAGSSVMSLEVDNYAPYWTSRPTSPPQSRELNIEDRIPLYLLNLGIDQSPSTILNPFTLRGPIREPEFSPTDLCTIKGSIGTPTKSTQPSEVDTPQNEAFSSSSQLSADSSASVSYHLSVHQQDQAIGQQSGGTILSQPDTPPRHHSILHPSSNLQHSDTPPSEGSFGPSSELSPDSVAPAVPREEVKEDDPFVGSGTLHEIRRLLGRAESLVSGRSSLTSSPGSHRLSESDTSLVSLGRNTQGCHDGRSLSASGNFSLLLTRSSSDSALKASSASSQGAHQPSTQTDFTSKPDALSLSRDESLKSRDLCVTPRRAEPEGCSAADPDKAKQTAARLTVQSNVPLMTGNFSYNQDDTENAVVGSSGYSPSHASADAESLSDSSSENSLAARVGKLLQSESPVSMVTSRPSTADPEDRLAREWILLKVSGRHCESLELNPEDRKRIEDIKRELLLNTQHTKWSSDSEGSAPSGVGAGSQPGKDFVGMPSMDSHVSDARQKTTQKPLDSNVLLYTPEQRDLEARVHQIALREGFSPPTITSISIATTRHSPSPQLPSDCSLTGTVELGNVDARLDMLQLNGHHKGTDTNPEVFYPQLRHQPGVIPNAFDREEQTEGESKSKGDNEEIIAEDNEENTVKNDSHIVQEMSDVDYNITGRNQIMSGVASDTAPDNKSHLSHIHVTLSPKPKHQSHSVEYHSSRLSSQNSFKDVPLARESPLITSTGTEQQQFNLISHQARSFEHNEQFQIQNKVNPNLQSRYPQAFTSTQKMAGTSRTLAVQAAAVRTLLPYKPHGSSELFYVPQADPELSHDRSDTTVESSHSGSDDAVPPRFNKHILGSRELEDNPVMPKHKEGIYSKRASEPIDSSSASRRTFKESTGRYNSTAPQTSYVSVKDVGDEDHFVPLYMEEDYSTDDLHLHNRTMQEPKLPLEPQHVPSQPIRRSGLNKNRQDRTPHDVSVEISSSLDQLWRRFNEKWSVEDTQPTNEGDTSLLDRLERLSRLIHSTTPTNKTVKQPDRTNRIREKRGDKEEGTRTEEGVERERVAPRQVWAEHEDNPQNVQRCPAERDESSSVSMETSSTMSTIDTERLVRAFGHHRVTSKGLKNSNSLLRLNTINKQKTSRRKPGTKHAAVSTDADNISTDDSTVTPDYLSSSSTLSMNSQSVTTKRSKVKLHSKSVQAGDLEIVINGTRRHTRDVGTIFPSPGASRNDRTPNTHNNGVQGVPVPTASSTNSIQSHSVLKRDSSNKSIQTRYPNGLSWFVTTDELKSDGRKENQPQSEAEPCRSQAWFEPHSKTQPGREPARKAIREPLRERQIQEEQEKPRESRTAVGSDGSDRLSALVRLSLQEALELHRPEFVSRSRERMKRLELLVEERRLQTVFNREREELFNCPAPSLQLIQAAVPRKRVVPRREMVQRSKHWIGKKNHTQIIGRTDRLRRKYAQLPEIRKRREEEKRQAEHSSYRLNAQLFNKKVTNHVLGRRAPWQ from the exons ATGGATTCAGAGGAGGATCCAGCAAATGTAAACAGA ACCCCTGCAGAGATTCCCCGCCTGCAGGATGGACAACATAATTTAGAGGCTTCCAGACAACTCACAGATGCTCAAGATGTTGGGATACCATTAAGTAACATGCATGACAAATCTGAGACCTTTAAACTACTAG attttcaagaCAGCCAGATGTCGCCTGCTCTAGCCCTGCTGCCCTCCTTGGACAAATCTCTTCCTTTTTCCGATTCCACATTTTTTCAGCATACAGATGCTGAATTTGTCGCCCTGAG GGGATTTCCGGATCTGTCCGTTATCTCTGAGAGGTGCCCAAGAATGAACTCACATGTAGGTGTAGCTGATGATTACCATCCCCAAGAGACTATTCGTGAGCAGGCTTCGCTATCCCAGCATCCTTTGGATGTGCTTCCAGCTCTGTCGGAAGCTGAAATTAGCTGCTGTTCGCTTTCCCAGCACAGCCTCTCACCTGGAGACCATTACAAAATCAAGGAAGAAGAGAGGGTTTCATTTGAAGCTGAAAACAAAATTGACAGACAAATGGAAGGAGAAGAGCAGAGTGCCTCTCAGCAGCTTGCAGGAGTGTCTGCTGTTAATATCAATAGTGCATTTGCCTCTGAGACTCCCCTCGATCATCCTGAACCTACATCAGACCAGCCAAACACATCCTCCATGAATATTCAAACAGGCCTTTTGGCCGGACCTGGCAGTGCTGTTGAACATGAATTACAGTCTGTTCTGTCAAGCAGCAGAGAGCAGCCACAAGGGGGATCATCATCTTTATTTCAGAGTTCAGCTGTGTCAAACATTACTGTCCGGGATTCTCGGGGACATTCACATCAAACAGCTGACCGTCTTCGGGATCAACTGTATAAGGGACAGGTAGGCTCAATCTCTGAACCAGGAAGTAGACACCATAATGGGAACAGAAGCTCTCATAGTGGGCTGTTTGTTACACCGGCCGGTGCAGGTGGAATGCATATCCCAGGCCTGCAGAGATTGGTTTGGAGTGCGGGTAATGCAACGGCGTCAGACGGGTCATTCTTGAGCACCCATCCAGTGTCTCAGTCCACCCCTGCAGTGCCCCTTGTGAAACCCCCACCAGCATTGACCAAACTTTCACTTGTACATTCCCAGGAAGATGGTGTTGCCTCTGCTGCTGCATCATTCCAAAACAGTCATTCCAAAACAGGATTAATTTCTTCATTGGATCTGAGTGTTTTGGATCAACATTCCTTTCACACCGGTGCTAAATCAACAGTTACAGTCCCTAGCAAACCTTCAACGGCCTCACAAACGACCCCGACAGAGTCCCAAACACATACCATCTCTAAACAACAAGGATCTTCACCCGCCCCTGATGTGCCAAGCTCAGACAGCCAATCCTTTTACACTGGTACAAAGATGAAAGGTCATGTTTCTCATTTAGCTCTTGGAAGAGTACAGTCTCTTCCCAGCCTAAGCTACTTACAAAAAGTAGATGCTTGGACAGCCAATCAAACTTCCAGCAGATCATTTTATGATAATTTGGCTCTGAAGGCATTCGATGATGTTTCACTCAAGAACAAATCACAGGATTCAGTATCTGGGGCACTGAAACTTTCTCAAGACGTGCGTCAGCTTCAGTTGACTCAGGCACCTGTTTCGGCCTCTTTCTCTGGAAGTGGCTCGCCCCGTCGGGTGGATGTCATTGGGGCGGGTGTGCTTAGAGGTCAAGCGTCTGAGTCACCTGTCAATCACTCTCACTCCTCGCTGAACTCTGTGGTAACCTCTATTCAGAGAGACACGGGTTCACATAGAGTATTAGCACAAACTGATGACATCATTCCAGTACTTTTAGGAAAGAATAATAGGTCAGCTGCGTTACAGGATAAAAGCACTGTCAAGCCCTCCCCTCTCGCCAGTCTTGGTCGCTTCAGTGACGTCTCATCGAGCTTCAACATGAGCAGCACTCTTTCTAGCTCTCACGGCAGTTACCATGGCGAGCAGAGTATGCGGGCATCAGTAGGAGCTGGTTCTTCTGTAATGAGTCTTGAGGTAGACAATTATGCACCATACTGGACTTCCAGACCTACATCTCCCCCTCAGTCGAGAGAGCTCAACATTGAAGACAGGATTCCT TTGTACCTGCTGAATTTAGGAATCGACCAATCACCTTCAACAATCTTAAATCCATTTACGCTTCGGGGGCCAATCAGAGAACCTGAATTCTCTCCAACTGACCTATGCACCATCAAAGGATCCATCGGAACGCCAACAAAAAGCACACAGCCATCTGAAG TTGACACTCCTCAGAATGAGGCATTCTCCAGTTCCAGTCAACTCTCAGCTGACTCCAGCGCTTCTGTCTCATACCACCTGTCTGTGCATCAGCAAGACCAAGCAATCGGTCAGCAAAGTGGTGGGACGATATTGAGTCAACCCGATACTCCACCAAGACATCATTCAATATTACATCCTTCATCAAACTTACAACACTCTGACACCCCTCCAAGTGAAGGTAGCTTTGGCCCCTCAAGCGAGCTCAGTCCAGATTCTGTGGCTCCTGCTGTGCCCAGAGAGGAAGTGAAGGAGGATGATCCTTTTGTGGGCTCTGGCACACTGCATGAAATCAGGCGTTTGCTGGGCCGAGCAGAAAGCCTTGTCTCGGGCAGATCTTCTCTGACGTCCTCTCCCGGGTCCCACCGCCTCTCGGAGAGCGACACCTCCCTTGTTTCTCTAGGCCGAAACACTCAGGGTTGTCATGACGGCAGATCTCTCTCAGCTAGTGGTAACTTTTCCCTACTGTTGACCCGCTCTTCATCCGACTCGGCTTTAAAAGCAAGCTCTGCTTCCTCTCAGGGAGCACATCAACCATCCACACAGACCGACTTTACAAGTAAACCTGATGCCCTCTCGCTCAGCAGAGATGAAAGTTTAAAGTCACGTGACCTCTGTGTGACCCCAAGACGGGCTGAACCTGAAGGATGCAGTGCTGCTGACCCAGATAAAGCGAAGCAAACTGCAGCTCGGTTGACCGTGCAGTCGAATGTTCCATTAATGACAGGAAACTTTTCTTACAACCAGGATGACACTGAGAATGCTGTGGTTGGCTCCTCTGGGTATAGTCCATCCCATGCATCAGCCGATGCTGAAAGTCTGAGTGACAGCAGCAGCGAGAATTCATTGGCTGCAAGAGTTGGCAAGTTACTGCAGAGTGAGTCACCTGTTTCTATGGTAACAAGCCGGCCAAGCACTGCTGACCCAGAGGATAGGCTTGCCCGAG AATGGATCCTATTGAAGGTTTCTGGCCGCCACTGTGAAAGTTTAGAGCTAAACccagaagacagaaagagaattGAAGACATCAAAAGAGAGCTTCTACTGAACACCCAACACACCAAG TGGAGCTCAGATTCAGAGGGAAGTGCCCCGTCCGGTGTTGGTGCTGGATCTCAGCCTGGGAAAGATTTTGTTGGCATGCCCAGTATGGATAGTCATGTCTCAGATGCGCGACAGAAAACCACTCAGAAACCTTTGGATTCCAATGTTCTACTCTACACCCCTGAACAACGGGATCTGGAAGCCAGAGTTCACCAGATTGCTCTCCGGGAGGGGTTCAGCCCACCAACTATAACTTCTATTTCTATAGCAACCACTCGACATAGTCCATCTCCACAGTTGCCTTCAGATTGCTCTCTTACTGGTACCGTGGAACTGGGTAATGTTGATGCCAGGCTAGACATGTTACAGCTCAATGGTCACCACAAAGGAACAGATACCAATCCTGAGGTATTTTATCCACAACTGAGACATCAACCGGGTGTAATCCCAAATGCATTTGACAGAGAGGAACAAACGGAGGGTGAGAGCAAATCAAAAGGGGATAATGAAGAAATTATAGCTGAAGATAACGAAGAAAATACTGTCAAGAATGACTCTCACATTGTCCAAGAAATGTCTGATGTGGATTATAATATCACAGGCAGAAACCAGATTATGTCCGGTGTTGCTTCAGACACGGCTCCTGATAATAAATCCCACCTCTCTCACATACACGTCACTTTATCCCCCAAACCAAAACACCAGTCTCATTCTGTCGAATATCACTCAAGCAGGTTGTCCAGTCAGAACAGCTTCAAAGATGTCCCACTCGCTAGAGAGTCCCCCTTAATTACAAGCACTGGAACTGAACAACAGCAGTTCAATTTAATATCACATCAAGCCAGGTCATTTGAGCACAATGAACAGTTTCAAATCCAAAATAAAGTCAATCCAAACCTACAGTCCAGATATCCTCAGGCCTTTACATCAACTCAAAAAATGGCAGGGACGTCCAGAACTCTCGCTGTCCAAGCAGCAG CTGTCCGTACACTGTTGCCTTACAAACCGCATGGTAGCTCCGAGCTGTTCTATGTCCCGCAGGCTGATCCAGAGCTTTCTCATGATCGCTCTGACACAACTGTGGAAAGCTCCCATTCGG GATCCGATGATGCTGTGCCACCGCGcttcaataaacacattttgggTTCCAGAGAGTTAGAAGACAACCCAGTTATGCCAAAGCACAAGGAAGGCATCTACAGTAAGAGAGCCAGTGAACCAATAG ATTCATCCAGTGCGTCTAGGAGGACTTTTAAAGAATCTACCGGCCGATATAACAGTACTGCTCCTCAAACATCTTATGTCTCAGTGAAGGACGTGGGTGATGAAGATCATTTTGTCCCCTTGTACATGGAGGAAGATTACAGCACAGATGATTTGCACCTTCATAACAGGACCATGCAGGAGCCGAAATTACCCCTAGAACCACAGCATGTACCttctcaaccaatcagaaggTCTGGATTAAACAAGAACAGGCAGGACAGAACGCCGCATGATGTTAGTGTAGAGATTAGCAGTTCTTTAGACCAACTCTGGCGTCGCTTCAATGAGAAATGGAGCGTGGAAGATACCCAACCCACTAATGAGGGGGATACGTCTTTGCTTGATAGACTAGAGCGTCTGTCTCGTCTCATTCACAGTACCACTCCAACAAACAAAACTGTCAAACAACCAGACCGCACCAATAGAATTCGTGAAAAAAGGGGAGATAAGGAGGAGGGAACAAGAACTGAGGAAGgtgtggagagagaaagagtggcTCCACGACAAGTATGGGCTGAGCATGAAGACAACCCTCAGAATGTGCAGCGTTGTCCTGCTGAGAGAGATGAGTCTTCAAGTGTGTCCATGGAAACGAGCAGTACCATGTCCACTATTGACACAGAGCGACTGGTTCGAGCTTTCGGACATCACCGTGTCACAAGCAAAGGACTGAAAAACAGTAACAGTTTGCTCAGACTTAATAccatcaataaacaaaaaacaagcagGAGGAAACCAGGTACAAAACATGCTGCAGTGTCTACTGATGCAGACAACATCAGCACAGATGACTCCACA GTAACTCCTGATTATTTGTCATCTTCAAGCACTCTCTCGATGAATTCTCAAAGTGTCACTACCAAGAGATCAAAGGTCAAACTGCACAGCAAAAGCGTACAAGCAG GTGATTTGGAGATTGTGATAAATGGCACACGCAGACACACTCGGGATGTAGGCACCATCTTTCCCTCTCCTGGTGCTTCCAGGAATGACCgtacaccaaacacacacaacaatggTGTTCAGGGGGTTCCTGTTCCCACTGCGTCCTCAACTAATTCCATTCAATCCCATTCAGTTCTGAAGAGAGACTCCAGCAACAAGAGCATCCAGACCCGTTACCCTAATG GTTTGTCATGGTTTGTCACAACGGATGAGTTGAAGTCTGATGGGCGTAAGGAAAACCAGCCACAGAGTGAAGCAGAGCCTTGCCGGAGTCAGGCCTGGTTTGAGCCTCATAGTAAGACCCAACCCGGTAGAGAACCAGCTAGGAAAGCTATAAGAGAACCGCTTAGAGAGAGACAGATCCAGGAGGAGCAAGAGAAACCAAGAGAATCTAGAACAGCTGTAGGGAGTGATGGCAGTGACAGGCTCTCAGCTCTTGTTCGGCTGTCACTGCAG GAAGCTCTAGAGCTCCATAGACCGGAGTTTGTGTCTAGATCACGAGAACGAATGAAGCGGCTGGAGTTACTGGTTGAGGAGAGGAGGTTACAGACTGTCTtcaacagagaaagagaagagcTCTTCAACTGCCCAGCACCATCACTTCAACTTATTCAAG CTGCGGTGCCCCGAAAGCGAGTTGTTCCGAGGAGAGAGATGGTCCAGCGATCCAAACA TTGGATAGGGAAGAAAAATCACACTCAGATAATAGGCAGGACAGATAGACTCAGGAG GAAATATGCTCAACTTCCGGAAATCCGAAAAAGGAGGGAGGAGGAGAAAAGACAAGCAGAGCACAGCTCCTATCGCCTTAATGCTCAACTCTTTAACAAG AAAGTCACCAATCATGTGTTGGGGAGGAGAGCACCCTGGCAGTGA